A window of Caloramator mitchellensis contains these coding sequences:
- a CDS encoding response regulator transcription factor produces MENRILIVDDDTNICDLLEIYLEKEGYKVYKAHSGVDALKAFKEKQLDLIVLDIMMPGLDGYETLREIRKTSQIPVVMLTAKGETFDRVLGLELGADDYIVKPFEPKELIARIRAVLRRYKPQVQKKTIEYKDLIIDADSFIVIYNGKELEMPPREFELLYYLASNPNKVFTRDQLLYEVWGYDYPGDSRTVDVHVKRIREKLPEHDEWQIKTVWGVGYKFEVK; encoded by the coding sequence ATGGAAAATAGGATTTTGATTGTTGATGATGATACAAATATATGCGACCTTTTGGAGATTTATCTTGAAAAGGAAGGATACAAAGTCTATAAGGCACACTCAGGAGTTGATGCGTTAAAGGCCTTTAAGGAAAAGCAGCTGGATTTAATCGTTCTTGATATTATGATGCCTGGGCTGGATGGATATGAGACATTAAGAGAAATTAGAAAAACTTCTCAGATACCTGTTGTTATGTTAACAGCAAAGGGTGAAACATTCGACAGAGTATTAGGACTTGAACTAGGCGCAGATGATTATATTGTAAAACCTTTTGAACCAAAGGAACTTATCGCAAGAATAAGGGCGGTATTAAGAAGATACAAGCCTCAGGTTCAAAAGAAGACAATCGAGTATAAGGATTTAATAATAGATGCAGATTCATTCATTGTTATTTACAATGGAAAGGAGCTTGAAATGCCTCCAAGGGAATTTGAGCTTCTATATTATCTTGCATCAAATCCAAACAAAGTATTTACAAGGGACCAGCTATTGTATGAAGTATGGGGATATGATTATCCGGGAGATTCAAGAACAGTTGATGTTCATGTGAAAAGAATAAGAGAAAAGCTCCCAGAGCATGACGAGTGGCAGATAAAAACTGTCTGGGGCGTTGGTTATAAATTTGAGGTGAAGTAA
- a CDS encoding ribose-phosphate diphosphokinase gives MFGHGKNIKIFTGNSHPELAKEIADLIGVPVGNAIVGRFSDGEISVDINESVRGADVFVVQSTCAPVNDNLMELLIMIDAFKRASAGRINAVIPYYGYARQDRKAKARDPITAKLVADILTAAGADRILTMDLHAAQIQGYFNIPVDHLLGAPILSKYYQDKNFNEDEVVVVSPDLGSVTRARKFADRLHAPIAIIDKRRPKANVSEIMNVIGDVKDKYVILVDDMIDTAGTIVNAANALKNLGAKDVFACCTHAVLSGPAVERIENSAISELVVLNTIPLPMEKKISKIKTLSVAPVFAEAIKRIYEELPVSRIFE, from the coding sequence ATGTTTGGACACGGCAAGAATATCAAAATATTCACAGGTAATTCTCATCCTGAACTTGCAAAGGAAATAGCTGATTTAATCGGAGTTCCTGTGGGAAATGCCATCGTTGGAAGATTCAGCGATGGAGAGATATCGGTGGATATCAATGAATCTGTTAGAGGTGCTGATGTTTTCGTTGTTCAATCAACCTGTGCACCTGTTAATGACAACCTAATGGAATTATTAATAATGATTGATGCATTTAAAAGAGCATCAGCTGGAAGAATAAACGCTGTTATTCCTTATTATGGCTATGCAAGACAAGACCGAAAGGCAAAGGCCAGGGACCCAATTACAGCAAAGCTTGTAGCAGACATTTTAACTGCTGCTGGTGCAGATAGAATTTTGACTATGGATTTACACGCAGCTCAAATTCAAGGATATTTCAACATCCCGGTTGACCACTTGCTTGGAGCTCCTATATTATCAAAATATTATCAGGATAAGAATTTTAATGAAGATGAAGTGGTTGTTGTTTCACCTGATTTAGGAAGCGTTACAAGAGCAAGAAAATTCGCAGACAGACTCCATGCTCCTATCGCAATAATTGATAAGAGAAGACCAAAGGCAAATGTTTCAGAAATAATGAATGTTATTGGCGATGTTAAAGACAAATATGTGATACTTGTAGATGATATGATAGACACAGCAGGAACAATAGTAAATGCAGCTAACGCATTAAAGAATTTAGGTGCTAAGGATGTATTTGCATGTTGCACACATGCGGTGTTATCAGGACCTGCAGTTGAAAGAATTGAAAATTCAGCTATAAGTGAATTGGTTGTTTTAAACACAATTCCACTTCCAATGGAAAAGAAGATAAGCAAGATTAAGACACTTTCAGTAGCACCAGTATTTGCAGAAGCAATCAAGAGAATTTACGAAGAACTTCCTGTTAGTAGAATATTTGAATAA
- the spoVG gene encoding septation regulator SpoVG, with amino-acid sequence MQITDVRVRKVMNEGKMKAIVSVTFDNEFVVHDIKVIDGQNGLFIAMPSRKTPDGEFKDIAHPINTTTRERLQSAILAEYEKIKNLPDEAE; translated from the coding sequence ATGCAAATAACAGATGTAAGAGTAAGAAAGGTTATGAACGAAGGAAAGATGAAGGCAATTGTTTCAGTAACATTCGACAACGAATTCGTGGTTCACGACATTAAAGTTATCGATGGACAAAACGGGCTATTCATTGCGATGCCATCGAGAAAAACACCTGATGGTGAATTTAAGGACATCGCACATCCAATAAACACAACAACAAGAGAAAGATTACAATCAGCAATTCTTGCAGAATATGAAAAGATAAAGAATTTACCAGATGAAGCTGAATAA
- a CDS encoding S1C family serine protease encodes MEFNEHNWGSGIKFVEEKKPKRFIRLIGLILIVFFSASIGGILGGYYVKKNYESTSITSDLPNLKTQSTSTLPKNAVNQVAELVGPAIVGVSNNVDTVFWGKQTQGSGSGIIFDKNGYIVTNYHVIDGATEVTVTLSGGKKLPARVIGTDYETDLAILKVNATNLPVAKFGDSSSVRVGDIAIAIGNPLGEEYAGSVTVGVISALNREITVEDRKYKVIQTDASINPGNSGGALCNENGEVIGINTLKISSAEGMGFAIPINEAKNVIDELLKHGYVSRPYLGIAGTFIDKEQAKQYGVPAGVGVQEVERGSGADNAGLRPGDIIVEFDGKRLEKFEDLTETKEKHKVGDIVKAKIWRDGRYLELRIKLGEKMR; translated from the coding sequence ATGGAGTTCAATGAACACAACTGGGGAAGCGGAATTAAATTTGTTGAGGAAAAGAAACCAAAAAGATTTATTAGACTTATAGGACTTATATTAATAGTTTTCTTTTCTGCATCTATAGGTGGAATTTTAGGTGGATACTATGTTAAGAAGAATTATGAATCAACTTCTATAACATCTGATTTGCCTAATTTAAAGACTCAATCTACTTCAACTTTGCCTAAAAATGCAGTAAATCAAGTTGCAGAACTTGTAGGACCTGCTATTGTTGGTGTAAGCAACAATGTTGACACTGTATTCTGGGGAAAGCAAACTCAAGGAAGCGGCTCTGGAATAATATTCGATAAGAATGGATATATAGTTACAAACTATCATGTTATAGATGGAGCAACTGAGGTTACTGTTACGTTATCTGGAGGCAAAAAACTTCCGGCAAGGGTTATTGGAACGGATTATGAAACCGACCTTGCTATTTTAAAGGTTAACGCAACCAACCTTCCAGTAGCTAAATTTGGAGATTCGTCAAGCGTAAGAGTGGGGGATATTGCCATTGCAATAGGAAACCCTTTAGGCGAGGAATACGCAGGCAGCGTTACAGTTGGGGTTATAAGCGCCCTAAATAGGGAAATAACAGTTGAGGATAGAAAATATAAGGTTATTCAAACAGATGCATCAATCAATCCTGGAAACAGCGGTGGTGCTCTGTGCAATGAAAATGGAGAAGTAATAGGAATTAACACTTTAAAGATTAGCTCTGCAGAGGGGATGGGATTTGCAATCCCAATCAATGAAGCTAAAAATGTAATAGATGAATTGTTAAAACATGGATATGTATCAAGGCCATATCTTGGAATAGCAGGAACGTTTATTGATAAAGAACAAGCTAAGCAATATGGGGTCCCTGCAGGAGTTGGAGTTCAAGAAGTTGAAAGAGGAAGCGGTGCAGATAATGCAGGGTTAAGGCCTGGAGATATAATAGTTGAATTTGACGGCAAAAGGCTTGAAAAGTTTGAAGACCTAACCGAAACAAAAGAAAAGCACAAGGTGGGAGATATTGTCAAGGCTAAAATTTGGAGAGATGGAAGATATCTTGAACTTAGAATAAAACTTGGCGAGAAGATGAGATAG
- the gdhA gene encoding NADP-specific glutamate dehydrogenase translates to MNAREHVNQVFEKVVKRNPNEPEFHQAVKEVLESLIPVLERKPEYIEAGIVERIVEPERQIFFRVPWVDDNGKVQVNRGFRIQFNSAIGPYKGGLRFHPSVNASIIKFLGFEQIFKNSLTGLPIGGGKGGSDFDPKGKSDAEIMRFCQSFMSELYRHIGQDIDVPAGDIGVGAREIGFMYGMYKKIRGAYEAGVLTGKGLTYGGSLVRKEATGYGLVYFVEEMLKAKGNSLSGKTVVISGSGNVAIYAHEKATQLGAKVVAMSDSNGYVYDKNGINLDTIKQLKEVERKRISEYVKIHPEAEYHEGHKNIWNIKCDVALPCATQNEIDAEAAKTLVANGVIAVGEGANMPSTLEATDIFINNGVLFAPAKAANAGGVATSALEMSQNSMRYSWTFEEVDAKLHNIMVNIYKNASKMAEEYGYKDNLVVGANIAGFVKVADAMLAQGIV, encoded by the coding sequence ATGAACGCAAGAGAACATGTAAATCAGGTGTTCGAAAAAGTAGTAAAAAGAAACCCAAATGAACCTGAATTCCATCAGGCAGTAAAGGAAGTATTAGAATCACTTATTCCTGTTCTTGAAAGAAAGCCAGAATACATAGAAGCAGGAATCGTGGAAAGAATTGTCGAACCAGAAAGACAAATATTCTTCAGAGTGCCATGGGTTGATGATAATGGCAAAGTGCAAGTAAATAGAGGATTTAGAATTCAATTCAACAGCGCAATAGGACCATATAAGGGAGGATTAAGATTCCACCCATCAGTTAATGCAAGCATTATTAAATTCCTTGGTTTTGAACAAATATTCAAGAACTCACTTACAGGCCTTCCAATAGGCGGAGGTAAGGGTGGTTCTGACTTCGACCCAAAGGGAAAATCAGATGCTGAAATAATGAGATTCTGCCAGAGCTTCATGTCAGAACTTTACAGACATATTGGCCAAGATATAGACGTTCCAGCTGGAGATATAGGTGTTGGAGCAAGAGAAATTGGATTTATGTATGGAATGTATAAGAAAATAAGAGGAGCATATGAAGCTGGCGTATTAACTGGAAAGGGATTAACATATGGTGGTAGCTTAGTAAGAAAAGAAGCTACTGGATATGGTCTTGTTTACTTCGTTGAAGAAATGCTAAAAGCAAAGGGAAATTCACTAAGCGGAAAGACAGTTGTTATATCAGGTTCAGGTAATGTTGCAATATATGCACATGAAAAGGCTACTCAATTAGGCGCTAAGGTTGTTGCTATGAGCGACTCAAACGGATATGTATATGATAAGAATGGAATTAACCTTGATACAATAAAGCAACTTAAAGAAGTTGAAAGAAAGAGAATTTCAGAATACGTTAAAATACATCCAGAAGCTGAATATCATGAAGGACATAAAAACATCTGGAACATTAAGTGCGATGTAGCACTCCCATGTGCAACTCAAAACGAAATCGATGCAGAAGCTGCAAAGACACTTGTTGCTAATGGAGTTATAGCTGTAGGAGAAGGTGCTAACATGCCATCAACTCTTGAAGCTACTGATATATTCATAAACAACGGAGTTCTATTCGCACCTGCAAAGGCTGCTAACGCTGGTGGAGTTGCAACTTCAGCTCTTGAAATGTCACAAAACAGCATGAGATATTCATGGACATTTGAAGAAGTAGATGCTAAGCTTCATAACATAATGGTTAATATTTATAAGAATGCAAGCAAGATGGCTGAAGAATACGGCTACAAAGACAACCTAGTTGTTGGTGCTAATATTGCTGGTTTCGTAAAAGTTGCAGATGCAATGCTTGCACAAGGTATAGTATGA
- the murC gene encoding UDP-N-acetylmuramate--L-alanine ligase translates to MFELERDVNKKVHFIGIGGISMSALAEILLEYGYNVSGSDRASSHLTDKLSTMGAKIFIGHAAENIGDADIVVYTAAVKDDNPELIAAREKNLIIYDRAEFLGQIMKRYKKGIAIAGTHGKTTTTSLVSLMLLNANLDATLMVGGEVDAIGGNVKVGKSDYFVTEACEYKESFLKFYPYIGVILNVDADHLDYYRDINHIKDAFLKFGKLIPKEGLAVGCADDSNVLEIFEKLDCNKLTYGIKKGDFRAENISYDERGCASFTATLNGSFYGEFKLSIPGEHNVLNSLATIACGHFLGIDLETIRKSLEDFKGTHRRFEKKGEKNGVVVVDDYAHHPAEIIATLKAAKNYPHNKIYCVFQPHTYTRTYSLFKEFSEAFYNVDELILADIYAAREKDTGLVSSKMLSDAIEKNGVKSTYIQSFEEIVEYLKTVLNPGDLLITMGAGDVYKVGEMFLRS, encoded by the coding sequence ATGTTTGAACTTGAAAGAGATGTCAATAAAAAAGTTCATTTTATTGGAATTGGCGGAATAAGCATGAGTGCACTTGCCGAAATACTTTTAGAATATGGATATAATGTTTCTGGTTCAGATAGAGCTTCTTCTCATCTTACTGATAAGCTTTCAACAATGGGTGCAAAAATATTCATAGGCCATGCTGCAGAAAACATAGGCGATGCTGATATCGTTGTATATACTGCGGCGGTTAAGGATGATAATCCTGAGCTTATCGCTGCAAGGGAAAAGAATTTGATTATCTACGACCGTGCAGAGTTTTTAGGCCAGATCATGAAAAGGTATAAAAAAGGAATTGCAATTGCAGGAACCCATGGAAAAACAACGACAACTTCCCTTGTTTCTCTGATGCTTTTAAACGCAAATTTAGATGCTACACTGATGGTAGGCGGAGAAGTTGACGCAATCGGCGGAAACGTAAAGGTTGGAAAAAGCGATTACTTTGTTACAGAAGCTTGTGAATACAAGGAGAGCTTCTTAAAGTTTTATCCATACATTGGAGTAATACTAAATGTAGATGCCGACCACCTTGATTATTATAGAGATATAAATCATATAAAGGATGCCTTCTTGAAATTTGGAAAGCTCATTCCAAAGGAAGGCCTTGCAGTTGGTTGTGCCGACGATTCAAACGTTTTAGAGATATTTGAAAAATTAGATTGCAATAAATTAACCTATGGAATCAAAAAGGGTGATTTTAGAGCAGAAAATATTTCATACGATGAACGTGGATGCGCATCATTTACTGCAACATTAAATGGCAGTTTTTATGGTGAATTTAAGCTCTCAATCCCTGGCGAGCACAATGTATTAAACTCACTTGCAACTATCGCCTGTGGACATTTCCTCGGAATTGATTTAGAAACCATAAGAAAAAGCCTTGAGGATTTTAAGGGAACCCACAGAAGATTTGAGAAAAAGGGAGAGAAAAATGGAGTTGTAGTTGTTGATGACTATGCCCATCATCCCGCTGAAATAATAGCTACACTCAAGGCAGCAAAAAATTATCCCCACAACAAAATATACTGCGTATTTCAGCCTCATACCTATACGAGAACCTATTCATTATTTAAAGAATTCTCCGAAGCCTTCTATAATGTGGATGAGCTTATATTAGCCGATATATACGCAGCAAGAGAAAAAGATACGGGTCTTGTTAGCTCAAAAATGCTCAGCGATGCAATTGAGAAAAACGGAGTTAAATCAACCTATATCCAAAGCTTTGAAGAAATAGTTGAATACCTAAAAACCGTATTAAATCCAGGCGACCTTTTAATCACAATGGGGGCTGGGGATGTATATAAGGTTGGAGAAATGTTTTTAAGAAGTTGA
- the pth gene encoding aminoacyl-tRNA hydrolase → MFLIVGLGNPGRDYEHTRHNVGFDAIDKLAEKLDVNVSKIKFKGLYGETFFNGEKIILLKPSTFMNLSGESLIEAASFFNIPEEKIIVIYDDVDIDVGRIRIRPSGSDGGHNGMKNIIYHLQSINFPRIRIGIGKPKKDMVNHVLGRFTKDEQEIMDKIIDIAADAAIEIVKNGVQSSMNKYNPVNLSQKYE, encoded by the coding sequence ATGTTTCTTATAGTCGGACTAGGTAATCCAGGAAGGGATTATGAACATACAAGACACAACGTTGGATTTGATGCAATTGATAAATTAGCTGAAAAATTAGATGTCAATGTTTCAAAGATTAAATTTAAAGGGTTATACGGTGAAACATTCTTTAATGGAGAAAAAATTATTTTATTAAAGCCATCCACCTTTATGAATTTAAGCGGTGAGAGCCTTATCGAGGCAGCATCTTTTTTCAATATTCCTGAGGAAAAAATAATTGTAATTTACGATGATGTTGATATAGATGTTGGCAGAATAAGAATAAGACCAAGCGGTAGCGACGGCGGTCATAATGGTATGAAAAACATAATATACCACCTCCAAAGCATAAACTTTCCAAGGATTAGAATAGGCATTGGAAAACCCAAAAAAGATATGGTGAATCATGTTCTTGGAAGATTTACTAAGGATGAACAGGAAATAATGGATAAGATTATTGATATTGCGGCAGATGCAGCTATTGAAATAGTAAAAAATGGTGTTCAAAGCTCTATGAATAAGTATAATCCCGTAAATTTGAGTCAAAAATATGAATGA
- a CDS encoding sensor histidine kinase: protein MKKSLFTKLITTYFVILVISYSLVAVFLSQWFYNYSINEKASTLIKQGVIINDVVADYLHKRISKEKLQSQLTVIDKLLNARIWVVDKYGYVYGYSGDSKGYEKQITSKEFDEVINGSITIKRESFREVFSEPMLTIGVPIFVDGSVLSAVFLHAPLSEIQYALKKVYLVIWIAGFFATIISLFIIYYISERILIKPLSKINETAKAISKGEFEQRVDIKSDDEIGTLASSFNYMADTLKNLENMRRSFIADVSHELRSPMTSINGFISGMIDGTIPHDKWLKYLEVVHDEIKRLIRLINDLLDLASMESGELSLRIGTFDMNELIRQRVIKFEDKINKKKIEVSVILYDKKIKVKGDRDRIDQVLTNLMDNAIKFVNEGGKIEVKTEIKDDRVLVSVFNNGPPIPKDDIKYIWDRFHKGDKSRTKGGGTGLGLSIARQIINRHNQTIWVESGEKGTKFTFTLEIV, encoded by the coding sequence ATGAAAAAAAGTCTCTTTACAAAACTTATAACGACTTATTTTGTAATACTTGTTATATCCTATAGCCTTGTTGCTGTTTTTCTATCGCAGTGGTTTTACAATTACTCAATAAACGAAAAGGCAAGCACATTGATAAAACAGGGAGTAATTATAAACGATGTTGTAGCAGACTATCTTCATAAAAGGATTAGCAAGGAAAAGCTTCAAAGTCAGCTAACTGTAATAGATAAACTTTTAAACGCTAGGATTTGGGTTGTAGATAAATATGGTTATGTTTACGGATATTCTGGAGATTCTAAAGGATATGAAAAACAGATAACAAGCAAAGAATTTGATGAGGTTATAAATGGAAGCATAACGATAAAGAGAGAAAGCTTCAGGGAAGTATTTTCTGAGCCTATGCTCACAATAGGCGTTCCTATTTTTGTTGATGGAAGCGTATTAAGTGCAGTATTTCTGCACGCTCCTCTTAGCGAAATACAATATGCTCTAAAAAAGGTTTATCTTGTAATATGGATTGCAGGATTTTTTGCTACGATTATTTCGCTATTTATAATCTACTATATATCTGAAAGGATATTAATAAAGCCGTTGAGCAAAATAAATGAAACTGCAAAGGCTATATCAAAGGGAGAGTTTGAGCAAAGGGTTGATATTAAATCGGACGATGAGATTGGCACCCTTGCAAGTTCATTTAACTATATGGCTGATACATTAAAAAACCTCGAAAATATGAGAAGAAGCTTCATCGCAGATGTATCGCATGAATTAAGGTCACCGATGACATCTATAAATGGATTTATTTCAGGAATGATTGATGGGACTATTCCACACGATAAATGGCTAAAATATCTTGAAGTTGTTCATGACGAGATAAAGAGGCTTATAAGGCTTATAAACGACCTTTTGGACCTTGCAAGCATGGAGTCGGGTGAGCTATCCTTAAGAATTGGAACCTTTGATATGAATGAACTTATAAGACAAAGGGTTATTAAATTTGAGGATAAAATAAATAAGAAGAAGATTGAAGTAAGCGTTATACTCTACGACAAAAAGATAAAGGTCAAGGGGGATAGGGATAGGATAGACCAGGTGCTGACCAATTTGATGGATAATGCTATTAAATTTGTCAATGAAGGCGGTAAGATTGAAGTCAAAACAGAAATTAAGGACGATAGAGTTTTGGTTAGCGTCTTTAACAATGGTCCACCGATTCCAAAGGATGATATAAAATATATCTGGGATAGATTCCACAAAGGCGACAAATCAAGAACAAAGGGCGGTGGAACTGGTCTTGGGCTTTCGATTGCAAGGCAGATTATAAACAGGCATAACCAGACGATATGGGTAGAATCAGGAGAAAAGGGAACTAAATTCACCTTCACATTGGAGATTGTATAA
- the purR gene encoding pur operon repressor → MERLNRKERVAAILKILSDNPNKVISLSYFQDNFSMARSTLSEDVTILKKVVEDIGVGIVETVAGPTGGVKFIPKMKDEDKFEFLNELCNKLTSSDRIMPGGLIYVNDVIFSPEITNKLGILFTNYFIDKQPDYVVTVETKGIPLAMMTARYLNVPLVIVRREARVTEGTTVSINYLSGSTKKIQTMSLSKKAINKGSRVVFIDDFMRAGGTAKGIIELMKEFESRVVGIGVFVEAKTDRKLVNDYISLLTLEGVDEHEGKIIIRPNK, encoded by the coding sequence ATGGAAAGACTAAACAGGAAGGAAAGAGTAGCAGCAATACTAAAAATACTTTCAGATAACCCTAATAAGGTGATTAGCCTTAGCTATTTTCAGGACAATTTCAGCATGGCTCGTTCTACACTGAGCGAGGATGTTACAATACTTAAAAAGGTCGTTGAAGACATTGGAGTTGGAATTGTCGAGACTGTTGCAGGTCCAACCGGGGGAGTTAAATTCATTCCTAAAATGAAAGATGAAGACAAGTTCGAATTTTTAAACGAACTTTGCAACAAACTGACATCCTCTGATAGGATTATGCCGGGAGGGCTTATATATGTAAATGATGTAATTTTTTCTCCTGAGATAACAAACAAATTGGGAATACTATTTACAAACTACTTTATTGATAAACAACCGGATTATGTTGTTACAGTAGAAACAAAGGGAATACCTCTTGCTATGATGACCGCGAGGTATTTGAATGTTCCGCTTGTCATAGTAAGAAGAGAAGCAAGGGTAACGGAAGGAACAACCGTAAGCATTAACTATCTTTCGGGTTCAACAAAAAAGATTCAAACAATGAGTCTTTCAAAAAAGGCTATTAACAAAGGAAGCAGAGTGGTATTTATAGACGATTTTATGAGGGCTGGAGGAACAGCGAAGGGTATAATTGAACTTATGAAGGAATTTGAATCAAGAGTTGTAGGAATTGGAGTCTTTGTTGAAGCCAAAACCGATAGAAAGCTTGTAAATGACTATATATCACTCTTAACTTTAGAAGGTGTCGATGAACATGAAGGGAAGATTATAATAAGACCTAATAAATAA
- a CDS encoding group II intron maturase-specific domain-containing protein: protein MTISSSKERLREISKDSRKLNIQNPIIIGWANYFSLAKGKKHMEELDRWIRRRLRMCEWKLWKKVKTRIMNLIRLGVKPNIAYM, encoded by the coding sequence ATAACAATATCATCGTCCAAAGAAAGACTTCGAGAGATATCAAAAGACAGCAGAAAACTGAATATACAGAATCCAATAATCATCGGATGGGCAAACTACTTTTCACTTGCAAAAGGGAAGAAACACATGGAAGAACTAGACCGATGGATAAGAAGAAGATTAAGGATGTGCGAATGGAAACTATGGAAAAAGGTTAAAACAAGGATAATGAATCTAATAAGATTAGGAGTAAAGCCAAACATCGCATATATGTAA
- the glmU gene encoding bifunctional UDP-N-acetylglucosamine diphosphorylase/glucosamine-1-phosphate N-acetyltransferase GlmU: MNNCYGIILAAGEGKRMKSDLPKVLHKLCGKSMIEHVIRALLGANVEELNIIVGHGAEKVKNYLGDGYNFSYQEKQLGTGHAVMCAEEFLSNKKGTVIILAGDTPLVTSKTISEVFQYHIKNNFQATVITGDLENPKGYGRIIRDANGNLEKIVEDKDASEMEKLVKEINSGAYCFDIESLLGVLKKINNDNAQGEYYLTDAIEILIKEGKKVGAYKTDFEEFLGVNSRAQLFEASEIMRRKLILKHMENGVTFIDANNSYIDVDVKIGIDTVIYPGTLLEGRTIIGENCVIGPNTRLVDVIVENHVEIQNSVVFESTIQEGANVGPFAYIRPESNIGRNVKIGDFVEIKKSTIGDGTKVSHLTYIGDAEVGNGCNFGCGTVVVNYDGQKKYKTIVKDNAFIGCNTNLVAPVEVGENAYIAAGSTITENVPDGALAIARERQVTKEGWVEKKGIWKK, translated from the coding sequence ATGAATAACTGCTATGGAATAATACTAGCCGCAGGTGAAGGTAAAAGGATGAAATCAGACTTACCAAAGGTTTTACATAAGTTGTGCGGCAAATCTATGATTGAACATGTTATCCGTGCACTTTTAGGCGCAAATGTAGAAGAATTGAACATAATAGTAGGACACGGTGCTGAAAAGGTAAAAAATTATCTTGGAGACGGATACAATTTCTCATATCAGGAAAAACAACTTGGAACAGGTCATGCTGTGATGTGTGCTGAGGAGTTTTTGTCAAATAAAAAGGGAACTGTTATTATTCTTGCTGGAGACACACCACTTGTTACATCTAAAACCATATCTGAAGTATTTCAATATCATATTAAAAACAATTTTCAAGCGACAGTTATTACAGGCGATCTGGAAAATCCTAAAGGTTACGGAAGAATTATCAGAGACGCTAATGGTAATTTGGAAAAAATAGTTGAAGATAAGGACGCCAGTGAAATGGAAAAATTAGTTAAAGAGATAAACTCAGGGGCATATTGCTTTGATATAGAATCTTTATTAGGTGTATTAAAAAAGATTAACAATGATAATGCTCAAGGGGAATACTATTTGACAGATGCTATTGAAATACTAATAAAAGAAGGCAAAAAAGTTGGTGCATATAAAACTGATTTTGAAGAATTTTTAGGTGTTAATTCAAGGGCACAGCTATTTGAAGCCAGTGAAATAATGAGAAGAAAATTAATACTAAAACATATGGAAAATGGAGTTACATTTATAGACGCAAACAATTCATATATAGATGTCGATGTAAAGATTGGCATAGATACTGTTATTTACCCCGGAACATTATTAGAAGGTAGGACAATAATAGGTGAAAACTGCGTAATAGGGCCTAACACAAGGCTCGTAGATGTAATCGTTGAAAACCATGTCGAGATACAAAATTCAGTTGTTTTTGAGAGCACAATTCAAGAAGGCGCTAATGTTGGTCCATTTGCTTATATTAGACCAGAGAGCAATATAGGTAGAAATGTTAAGATAGGCGATTTTGTTGAGATTAAAAAATCAACAATTGGAGATGGAACAAAGGTTTCACATTTAACATATATAGGAGATGCTGAAGTTGGAAATGGCTGCAATTTTGGATGTGGAACTGTTGTTGTAAATTATGATGGACAGAAAAAATACAAGACGATAGTAAAAGATAATGCGTTTATTGGATGCAATACTAATTTAGTTGCTCCTGTTGAAGTTGGGGAAAACGCATATATTGCTGCAGGCTCAACCATAACAGAAAATGTTCCAGACGGAGCTTTGGCAATCGCAAGGGAAAGACAGGTTACAAAAGAAGGTTGGGTAGAGAAAAAGGGAATATGGAAAAAATAA